The following coding sequences lie in one Miscanthus floridulus cultivar M001 chromosome 9, ASM1932011v1, whole genome shotgun sequence genomic window:
- the LOC136483259 gene encoding uncharacterized protein, whose protein sequence is MDFVCEVCGVVGYRQLLVQCSNCKNAARHLYCLDPVIYDASSFEWLCDDCPPKHNEVLKSLEWNCDHSHKVPRWKGSRNVIEEHNMLFEEGFNKAGVRMFLRLQNMNDVLKTRSVTWFHVPDDSSCDDHYSIQLGSIINEPNVNRVEVTKEPLLWGCRRHRSHKARYSTWGCRRRRSQKARRDSSDASTKHFLSADTFNFSEMFVVEKLKRNDILEEGESKNDHLFYQPESADGSSHSASDLTVEIQKTAGAVGPTMNTMECLDLSMEKDNCSFSLNCVEGFTQGTKPDLLPLINVERSYPCVTDSSCPTVPNMEQKDDVLENAEQPHPSEMVNPDGTSHSPVGRALEIEERGAEAGLCSSVEDVEEQVDGSGPASESWEQPVPLKVVILRPWHDVPYSILRSKPPSNYSHSMQGSDLYVGNMDVLDPSKEWLDSRLKLDEQGAEPGLFASVEYVEQTHPNFTDKTSPIWSSEEQVDGSSPTSESWEQPDPLEVVRPRDDAPNSILRSKPPSNYSQPMQGSDLDVGNMDVLDPSKERMDSRLMSNTVEPSSSSNGGGTSVEKNNTEKTECLSGMDTVTPELDNVQGSNPSAEPSSSSNGGASAVERNSAEMTECLLGMGTLTPALHNVQALNPSTPKECLVSNADNLDEANRSDEVHRSCNDFNGSYYPKPVLKGRISKMMYPRLWFQMPKMWLVGKHHKWKMPLPSKHVSPCKATKSSFRKQYKGPNRHIPRHTKHQKTKLVMKDRFTDPAHIRSCRPSKQIDRTCSSASLDLSPKTKEVNDANDAEPRCSKSVRTFENVMTKKRKRPILSYDEDAEAMQMEVRMRRRHVKSRVMKQQRSAENSEEAMTPGNSNNQHANDDMKARKQRRANKDKKAPLGNASVPCTWNDAAWLASDQQSFICTRPIDKPFWTGIMKIGQEYISLAAHLSNQACKEVQELSLSLPALMKVTKHSKLKAWPGRWKASEPTAECIGLYFFSDNMRELDQLVHYLTDHSLVLKYVVGFAKLLIFPSVFLPEQCQTFQGKHYLWGVFKPRMGTGKTGAAG, encoded by the exons GACTTCGTTTGTGAAGTGTGTGGTGTTGTTGGCTACAGGCAGCTTTTAGTACAATGTAGCAACTGCAAGAACGCTGCGAGGCACCT ATATTGTTTGGATCCGGTAATTTATGACGCCTCATCATTTGAATGGTTGTGTGACGATTGCCCCCCAAAACATAATGAAGTCCTGAAATCATTAGAGTGGAATTGTGATCATAGTCACAAAGTTCCTCGGTGGAAGGGGTCAAGGAATGTGATCGAGGAACACAACATGCTATTTGAGGAAGGTTTTAACAAGGCAGGGGTGAGAATGTTCTTGCGTCTGCAGAACATGAATGATGTTCTCAAAACGAGGAGCGTTACATGGTTCCATGTTCCCGATGACTCTAGCTGTGATGACCACTACTCTATTCAATTGGGTTCTATAATTAATGAACCAAATGTGAATAGAGTAGAGGTGACCAAGGAACCCTTGTTGTGGGGGTGTCGTAGACATAGGTCGCACAAGGCAAGGTATAGTACATGGGGGTGTCGTAGACGTAGATCGCAGAAAGCAAGAAGAGATAGTTCTGATGCCTCCACTAAACATTTTCTGAGTGCAGATACATTCAATTTTTCTGAAATGTTTGTCGTGGAAAAGTTAAAGCGCAATGATATTTTAGAGGAAGGGGAAAGTAAAAATGACCACTTATTTTATCAACCAGAAAGTGCTGATGGTTCAAGTCATTCAGCTTCTGACCTTACTGTAGAAATACAAAAGACAGCGGGTGCTGTTGGACCTACTATGAACACAATGGAGTGTCTGGACCTCTCAATGGAAAAAGATAACTGCTCTTTTTCACTGAATTGTGTTGAAGGGTTCACTCAAGGAACAAAACCTGACTTACTTCCTTTAATCAATGTTGAGAGATCCTATCCATGTGTTACGGATAGTTCTTGCCCTACAGTACCAAATATGGAGCAAAAAGATGATGTATTGGAAAATGCGGAACAACCTCATCCTTCGGAGATGGTTAATCCTGATGGTACAAGCCATTCACCTGTGGGCCGTGCATTAGAAATCGAAGAACGAGGAGCGGAGGCTGGCTTATGTTCTTCAGTTGAAGATGTTGAGGAGCAAGTAGACGGTTCTGGTCCTGCATCAGAAAGTTGGGAGCAACCTGTTCCTTTGAAGGTGGTCATACTCAGACCATGGCATGATGTGCCATATAGCATCCTAAGATCAAAGCCTCCTTCAAACTACTCACACTCAATGCAAGGATCAGATCTATATGTTGGAAATATGGATGTCTTGGATCCTTCGAAGGAGTGGTTGGACTCaaggttaaaacttgatgaacaaGGAGCGGAGCCTGGCTTATTTGCTTCAGTTGAATATGTTGAGCAAACCCATCCCAATTTTACTGATAAAACTAGTCCTATATGGTCAAGTGAGGAGCAAGTAGATGGTTCTAGTCCTACGTCAGAAAGTTGGGAGCAACCTGATCCGTTGGAGGTGGTTAGACCACGGGATGATGCGCCAAATAGTATCCTAAGATCGAAGCCTCCATCAAACTACTCACAGCCAATGCAAGGATCAGATCTAGATGTTGGGAATATGGATGTCTTGGATCCTTCCAAGGAGCGGATGGACTCAAGGTTAATGTCAAATACTGTAGAGCCATCAAGTTCTTCAAACGGAGGAGGCACATCTGTTGAGAAAAACAATACTGAAAAAACAGAATGCTTGTCAGGCATGGACACTGTCACCCCTGAACTGGATAATGTCCAAGGATCAAATCCCTCAGCAGAACCATCAAGTTCCTCAAATGGAGGAGCCTCAGCTGTTGAAAGAAACAGTGCTGAAATGACAGAATGCTTGTTAGGCATGGGAACTTTGACCCCTGCACTGCATAATGTCCAGGCATTAAATCCCTCGACACCAAAAGAATGCTTGGTTTCTAACGCAGACAACTTAGATGAAGCAAATAGGTCAGATGAAGTTCATCGCAGTTGCAATGATTTTAACGGAAGTTACTATCCCAAGCCAGTGCTGAAGGGAAGAATCTCCAAAATGATGTACCCAAGACTTTGGTTTCAAATGCCAAAAATGTGGCTTGTAGGCAAACATCACAAATGGAAGATGCCATTGCCTTCCAAGCATGTTAGTCCATGTAAGGCAACAAAAAGTAGCTTCAGAAAGCAATATAAAGGGCCAAACAGACATATTCCACGTCATACTAAACATCAGAAAACCAAGCTCGTTATGAAGGACAGATTTACAGATCCTGCACATATAAGAAGTTGTAGGCCATCAAAGCAAATTGATCGTACTTGCTCAAGTGCTTCCTTGGATTTATCTCCAAAAACTAAGGAAGTGAATGATGCCAATGATGCAGAACCAAGATGTTCTAAATCTGTAAGAACATTTGAGAATGTCATGACCAAGAAAAGAAAACGGCCTATTTTATCATATGATGAAGATGCCGAGGCAATGCAGATGGAAGTGAGGATGCGCAGGAGACACGTGAAAAGTCGTGTGATGAAGCAGCAAAGATCCGCAGAAAATTCTGAGGAAGCAATGACTCCAGGAAATTCAAATAATCAACATGCCAATGATGATATGAAGGCAAGGAAGCAGAGAAGGGCCAACAAAGATAAAAAAGCACCTCTAGGGAATGCTAGTGTTCCATGCACATGGAATGATGCTGCATGGTTAGCATCAGATCAGCAAAGCTTTATTTGCACGAGACCCATTGATAAACCTTTCTGGAC TGGAATCATGAAGATTGGCCAGGAGTATATTTCATTGGCTGCACACCTGTCAAATCAAGCATGCAAGGAGGTGCAGGAATTATCACTATCATTACCAGCACTAATGAAAGTAACAAAGCATTCGAAGTTGAAAGCCTGGCCAGGGAGGTGGAAGGCATCAGAACCAACTGCTGAATGCATTGGCTTGTATTTCTTCTCAGATAATATGAG GGAACTGGATCAACTAGTGCATTATCTCACTGATCATAGCTTAGTTCTAAAATATGTCGTTGGCTTTGCCAAGCTGCTGATCTTCCCTTCTGTTTTCCTACCAGAGCAATGTCAAA CGTTCCAAGGGAAACACTATCTGTGGGGAGTGTTCAAGCCCAGGATGGGTACTGGGAAAACAGGTGCCGCAGGGTAA
- the LOC136483261 gene encoding O-methyltransferase ZRP4-like: protein MGSIKEQHCSDQQALLDAQLELWHSTFAFIKSMAFKSALELGIADAIHCHGGTATLTQMATKAAVHPSKISCLRRLMRVLTVAGIFSIAKNSSSDDGDHVYGLTPASRLLVGSSQNLTPTLSLILNNIFVSPFLDLGTWFEHELPATDLPLFELSHGKNVWDVVGHDPSMSQLFNAGMVADTRFLMDIAIKECGGVFHGISSLVDVGGGHGAAAQAISVAFPGIECTVLDLPHVVATAPACAGLSFVAGDMFEAIPPANAVFLKWIMHDWGDSECVTILRNCKKAIPPRGAGGKMIIVDTVVGAGPTNLKNRETQVMSDLFLMIVNGTERDEQEWRNIIFEAGFSDYKVTPVLGVRSIIELYP, encoded by the exons ATGGGGTCCATCAAGGAGCAACATTGCTCTGATCAGCAGGCCTTGCTCGACGCTCAGCTCGAGCTCTGGCACAGCACGTTTGCCTTCATCAAGTCCATGGCGTTCAAGTCCGCGCTGGAGCTTGGCATCGCCGATGCCATCCATTGCCATGGCGGCACTGCCACCCTCACCCAGATGGCCACCAAGGCCGCTGTCCACCCGTCCAAGATCTCATGCCTGCGCAGGCTCATGCGCGTCCTCACAGTCGCCGGCATCTTCAGCATCGCCAAGAATTCGTCGTCTGACGATGGTGACCACGTCTACGGCCTCACTCCGGCATCTCGACTTCTTGTCGGCTCGTCACAGAACTTGACTCCAACACTGAGCCTGATCCTTAACAACATCTTCGTGTCCCCGTTCCTTGATCTTGGCACGTGGTTCGAGCACGAGCTGCCGGCGACAGACCTGCCCCTGTTCGAGTTGTCGCACGGGAAGAACGTGTGGGACGTCGTCGGCCACGACCCGTCCATGAGCCAGCTCTTCAACGCTGGAATGGTCGCGGACACCCGCTTCCTCATGGACATCGCCATCAAGGAGTGCGGTGGCGTCTTCCACGGGATAAGCTCCCTGGTCGACGTTGGCGGGGGCCATGGTGCGGCGGCGCAGGCCATCTCAGTGGCGTTCCCTGGCATAGAGTGCACCGTGCTGGATCTTCCACACGTCGTCGCCACCGCTCCCGCTTGTGCCGGGCTCAGTTTCGTTGCTGGTGACATGTTTGAGGCCATTCCACCAGCGAATGCAGTCTTCCTCAAG TGGATTATGCACGACTGGGGTGATTCTGAGTGCGTCACGATATTAAGGAACTGCAAGAAAGCTATACCACCACGAGGTGCAGGTGGCAAAATGATCATAGTAGATACCGTGGTTGGTGCAGGGCCTACAAATCTTAAGAATAGGGAGACACAGGTCATGTCTGATCTCTTCTTGATGATTGTCAACGGCACTGAGAGAGATGAGCAAGAATGGAGGAATATTATCTTTGAAGCTGGTTTCAGTGACTACAAGGTTACACCAGTTTTAGGTGTTCGATCAATCATCGAGCTCTACCCCTGA
- the LOC136483263 gene encoding uncharacterized protein produces the protein MACHQRSTSLPSLPHSTESNVEQELQTLKARISSPLATIDTTCDGLRQLGDLYSCVEEMLCLPSNQALTQQRKMAEEELDRSLALIDLCSAMQESLAELKTGVQELRLVLRRGEDAAVQLKIESFVRLAKKAHKPLKKTTSKATAEGCRVVRLMAEARETALSLLESVSRLLPEQIGGPNASKWSLVSKRFQKRKVVCEERQLRALERTMGDLGDGVGILFRRLIQSRVALLNILSS, from the coding sequence ATGGCCTGCCATCAAAGGTCTACAAGTCTGCCTTCTTTGCCTCACTCCACTGAATCCAACGTGGAGCAAGAGCTGCAGACCCTGAAAGCTCGCATCTCGTCGCCTTTGGCAACCATTGACACCACGTGCGATGGTCTGAGGCAGCTTGGGGACCTCTACAGCTGCGTAGAGGAGATGCTGTGCTTGCCCAGCAACCAAGCCTTGACGCAGCAAAGGAAGATGGCGGAGGAAGAGCTCGACAGGTCTCTTGCGCTGATCGATCTCTGCAGCGCCATGCAAGAGAGCTTGGCGGAGCTGAAGACGGGCGTCCAGGAGCTGCGCCTGGTGCTCAGGAGAGGAGAAGACGCAGCTGTCCAGCTCAAAATCGAGTCGTTCGTCCGTCTGGCGAAGAAGGCACACAAGCCTCTGAAGAAGACGACCAGCAAGGCTACTGCTGAAGGTTGCAGAGTGGTCAGACTAATGGCAGAAGCCAGAGAGACGGCTCTTTCTCTGCTTGAATCCGTGTCGCGGCTCTTGCCGGAGCAAATTGGCGGTCCAAACGCGAGCAAATGGTCCCTTGTTTCCAAGAGGTTCCAGAAAAGAAAGGTGGTGTGCGAGGAGCGGCAATTGCGGGCGCTTGAGCGCACCATGGGTgaccttggagatggtgtgggtATTCTGTTCAGGAGGTTGATTCAAAGCAGGGTGGCTCTTCTGAACATTCTTAGCTCATAG